A part of Gramella sp. MAR_2010_147 genomic DNA contains:
- a CDS encoding adenosylcobalamin-dependent ribonucleoside-diphosphate reductase, whose translation MPVQEKPVVPHTYTQEQAYEASLKYFKGDDLAARVWVNKYALKDSDGNIYEQTPDDMHRRIAKEIARVEKKYPNPMSEDEVFNLIKNFKYIVPQGSPMAGIGNPYQVGSLSNCFVIGNDGVSDSYGGIMKIDQEQVQLMKRRGGVGHDLSHIRPKGSAVKNSALTSTGIVPFMERYSNSTREVAQDGRRGALMLSVSINHPDAEDFIDAKMEQGKVTGANVSVRIDDKFMKAVKNNGNYTQTYPVFSKDPKFSKDIEADKLWKKIVHNAWKSAEPGILFWDTVINESVPDCYDDLGYKTVSTNPCGEIPLCPYDSCRLLAINLFSYVEEPFTEKAHFNYELFKKHIGAAQRIMDDIIDLELEKIDNILAKIDADPENEEVKAVEKNLWLNIRKKAYEGRRTGIGITAEGDMLAGLGIKYGSKEGIDFSVDIHKNIALAAYRASVDTAKERGAFSIFDSEREKDNPFILRLKEADEKLYYDMLEYGRRNIALLTIAPTGTTSLMTQTSSGIEPVFLPVYKRRRKVNPNDKDARVDFVDEVGDSWEEYVVFHHRFKEWMKAKGHDTNENYSQEELDKLVKLSPYYQATSNDVDWLSKVKMQGAVQKWIDHSISVTINLPNDASEDLVGKLYLEAWEAGCKGVTVYRDGSRSGVLISNDEKKEEEAEQTPGSFPLKRPDVLTADVVRFQNNKDKWIAFIGLVDGRPYEIFTGFADDEEGILIPRWVTEGYIIKARNEDGTSRYDFQYENKRGYKTTIEGLSHKFNPEFWNYAKLISSTLRHGMSIDNVVDLINSLQLDSESINTWKNGVVRALKRFIADGTVAKKEKCTNCNSSNLIYQEGCLTCKDCGSSKCG comes from the coding sequence ATGCCTGTACAAGAAAAACCAGTCGTTCCACACACTTATACCCAGGAACAGGCTTATGAAGCATCTCTAAAATACTTCAAGGGAGATGATCTTGCTGCCAGAGTTTGGGTAAACAAATATGCCCTCAAAGATTCTGATGGGAATATTTACGAACAAACTCCAGATGATATGCACAGGCGTATCGCAAAAGAAATTGCCAGGGTTGAAAAAAAATATCCAAACCCGATGAGTGAGGATGAAGTTTTTAACCTTATTAAGAATTTTAAATATATCGTACCTCAGGGTAGCCCAATGGCCGGTATTGGTAATCCTTACCAGGTAGGATCTCTTTCTAATTGTTTTGTAATTGGAAACGATGGGGTTTCAGATTCTTACGGTGGGATCATGAAAATAGATCAGGAACAGGTACAGCTAATGAAACGCCGTGGCGGAGTTGGTCATGACCTTTCTCATATACGTCCAAAAGGATCGGCAGTGAAGAATTCTGCATTAACTTCAACAGGAATAGTTCCATTCATGGAGCGTTATTCAAATTCAACCAGAGAAGTTGCCCAGGATGGACGTCGTGGAGCACTGATGTTATCAGTATCTATTAATCATCCAGATGCGGAGGATTTTATCGATGCTAAAATGGAACAAGGCAAAGTTACAGGAGCCAATGTTTCGGTTAGGATCGATGATAAATTCATGAAAGCTGTTAAGAATAACGGTAATTATACGCAGACGTATCCAGTCTTTAGTAAAGACCCTAAGTTTTCAAAAGATATTGAAGCTGATAAGCTTTGGAAAAAGATCGTTCATAACGCGTGGAAATCTGCAGAGCCGGGAATTCTTTTCTGGGATACCGTAATTAATGAGTCGGTTCCAGATTGTTACGATGATCTTGGTTATAAAACGGTTTCTACCAACCCATGTGGTGAGATCCCACTATGTCCTTATGATTCCTGTCGTTTATTAGCGATCAATCTTTTCTCTTATGTAGAAGAGCCGTTTACTGAAAAAGCACATTTCAACTATGAGCTCTTCAAAAAACATATTGGTGCTGCACAAAGAATTATGGATGATATCATTGACCTAGAATTAGAAAAGATCGATAATATTCTGGCAAAAATTGATGCAGATCCTGAAAATGAAGAGGTAAAAGCCGTTGAGAAAAACTTATGGCTGAATATTCGTAAAAAAGCTTACGAAGGAAGAAGAACCGGAATTGGCATTACTGCTGAAGGTGATATGCTTGCAGGATTGGGAATCAAATACGGAAGCAAGGAAGGAATAGACTTTTCTGTAGATATTCATAAAAATATTGCGCTTGCTGCTTATAGAGCTTCAGTAGATACCGCAAAAGAAAGAGGTGCTTTCTCGATTTTTGATTCAGAAAGAGAAAAAGACAATCCGTTCATATTAAGACTGAAAGAAGCTGATGAAAAGCTTTATTATGATATGCTGGAATATGGTAGAAGAAACATCGCTCTTCTAACCATCGCTCCTACTGGAACTACCAGTTTAATGACGCAAACCAGTTCTGGGATCGAGCCTGTATTCTTACCTGTTTATAAAAGAAGAAGAAAAGTAAATCCAAACGATAAGGATGCAAGGGTAGACTTTGTAGACGAAGTTGGAGATTCATGGGAAGAATATGTTGTTTTTCACCACCGTTTCAAAGAGTGGATGAAAGCTAAGGGTCATGATACAAATGAAAATTACTCTCAGGAAGAACTTGATAAACTGGTTAAACTATCACCATACTACCAGGCCACTTCCAATGATGTAGACTGGTTAAGCAAGGTGAAAATGCAGGGAGCAGTTCAAAAATGGATAGATCATTCTATTAGTGTGACCATTAACCTGCCCAACGATGCAAGTGAAGATCTTGTTGGTAAATTATATCTTGAAGCCTGGGAAGCAGGTTGTAAAGGGGTGACGGTTTATCGTGACGGTTCACGATCTGGAGTTCTTATCTCTAACGATGAAAAGAAGGAAGAAGAAGCAGAACAGACTCCGGGATCATTTCCTCTAAAAAGACCTGATGTATTAACTGCAGATGTGGTACGTTTCCAAAACAACAAAGATAAATGGATTGCGTTCATAGGTCTTGTAGATGGTCGTCCTTATGAGATTTTTACCGGTTTTGCTGATGATGAAGAAGGTATTTTAATCCCAAGATGGGTTACCGAAGGTTATATTATTAAAGCCAGAAACGAAGACGGAACTTCTCGCTATGATTTCCAGTACGAAAACAAAAGAGGTTATAAAACCACTATTGAAGGTCTTTCTCATAAGTTTAATCCTGAATTCTGGAACTATGCCAAACTAATTTCCAGTACACTGCGCCATGGAATGTCTATAGACAATGTGGTAGATCTTATTAACAGTCTTCAATTGGACAGTGAATCTATCAATACATGGAAAAATGGTGTAGTAAGAGCATTAAAACGTTTTATCGCCGATGGAACTGTTGCCAAAAAAGAGAAATGTACCAATTGTAATTCTTCCAACCTGATCTATCAGGAAGGATGCTTAACCTGCAAGGACTGTGGTTCTTCTAAATGTGGTTAA
- a CDS encoding alpha-amylase: MITRIFNSFLLVFFSLIVFACSEDDQEIIDPTDDVTGGPETPEPSNPEAIDLSSYDNGSRVMMQAFYWDVEPRFEWWNNLSAKVPGWADAGIDRIWLPVASKGQSGGYSMGYDVSDYYDFGNFEQHGTVETRFGSRTELENLISTAHDNDVEVIADIVINHNSGGGLQYNPYREYDTYTLFDEEHGNASGMFNRTYEDFYPNSVSEYDPGSLFYAETNLDHHLDRVQKWLWKDENSVAKYYKNVMGFDGWRFDYVKGFEPWVIKEWLDEVGGFSVGENFDGNPDVLRDWIEASGSPAFDFSTFYKLEESLDRFQDLTNLEKDMLWKTDPGNAVTFTANHDTEKDDNVDNYIASENKLKAYAYILTHPGYPTIFYSDYENESFQEELKTLISIHNSIAVGDTEMLYIDEDEYVMKRSGTGTNPGLILYISINNNTKRRTVSSNWNNVTLKDYSGNTSYSPTSDENGMVQIEAPSNGYAIYSITK; the protein is encoded by the coding sequence ATGATAACCAGAATATTTAATTCATTTCTACTCGTCTTCTTCTCCCTTATTGTTTTCGCATGTTCAGAAGACGATCAGGAAATCATAGATCCTACAGATGATGTAACCGGTGGTCCTGAAACTCCAGAACCAAGCAATCCAGAAGCTATAGATCTTTCTTCTTACGATAATGGAAGCCGCGTTATGATGCAGGCTTTTTACTGGGACGTGGAGCCTCGTTTTGAATGGTGGAATAACCTTTCAGCAAAAGTACCGGGCTGGGCAGATGCCGGGATAGACCGCATCTGGCTTCCAGTTGCTTCTAAAGGGCAATCTGGTGGCTATTCTATGGGCTATGATGTTTCCGATTACTATGATTTTGGAAATTTCGAGCAACATGGTACTGTTGAAACCAGGTTTGGTTCAAGAACCGAACTTGAAAATCTTATATCCACGGCACATGATAACGATGTAGAAGTGATCGCTGATATTGTAATTAATCACAATTCTGGTGGCGGCCTTCAATACAATCCCTACCGTGAATATGATACTTATACCCTATTTGATGAAGAGCATGGGAATGCATCGGGAATGTTCAACAGAACTTATGAAGATTTTTATCCAAATAGTGTAAGTGAGTATGATCCAGGAAGTTTATTCTATGCCGAAACGAATTTAGACCATCACCTGGACAGAGTACAGAAATGGCTTTGGAAGGATGAAAATTCTGTTGCTAAATACTATAAAAATGTGATGGGATTTGATGGGTGGCGTTTTGATTACGTTAAAGGTTTTGAACCTTGGGTAATAAAGGAGTGGCTGGATGAAGTTGGAGGTTTCTCTGTGGGAGAAAACTTTGATGGCAATCCAGATGTACTAAGGGACTGGATAGAGGCTTCAGGATCTCCAGCTTTCGATTTCTCCACCTTTTATAAGCTGGAAGAAAGCCTGGATAGATTTCAGGATCTTACCAATTTAGAAAAAGATATGCTATGGAAAACAGATCCCGGGAACGCTGTTACTTTTACCGCGAACCATGATACTGAAAAGGATGATAATGTAGACAACTATATTGCATCTGAAAATAAATTGAAGGCTTACGCCTATATTCTTACGCATCCTGGTTATCCAACAATCTTTTATTCAGATTATGAGAATGAAAGCTTCCAGGAAGAGCTTAAAACGCTTATTTCTATTCATAACAGTATTGCTGTTGGTGATACGGAAATGCTATATATAGATGAAGATGAATATGTTATGAAAAGAAGTGGCACAGGCACAAATCCTGGATTAATTCTGTATATTAGCATCAACAATAACACTAAGAGAAGAACAGTAAGTTCAAACTGGAATAATGTTACCCTAAAAGATTATAGTGGTAATACATCATATAGCCCTACCTCCGATGAAAATGGGATGGTTCAGATCGAGGCTCCGTCAAACGGATATGCAATTTACTCGATTACGAAATAA
- a CDS encoding SusF/SusE family outer membrane protein translates to MKRFSIFLLTIIAVIGFSSCEHDDDVVFTAQPDAEGVSFTSAFSANYTLNSAASDNLAERFVWNEVDFGAPTTITYELQGSASQDFSSFDLIGSTSETNLGVTIGQMMSLAADAGLDNDPNTEAPNTGNIYFRVKAYAGNDGGNGLSETSEAAAITVTLPEQGEEEEPVKMNLFLVGNATAAGWDNNNNNTPLFRDSENNIFYYEGKFTAGDFKLLETRGMWQPQWGLSDGNLTNSDILGEDPQSFAVDTEAYYSFTVNTDEMTYSFETYDAADAAVYDKLGLVGAGTTVGWPGDDNPTPDILLTKSSFDPHIWYVEGVELSEDGIKFRANQAWDVNWGGGENFPSGQATGDDIIVSKAGTYNVWFNDLTGRYLFIEQTEE, encoded by the coding sequence ATGAAAAGATTTTCAATATTTTTACTAACGATTATCGCCGTAATAGGATTTTCTTCCTGTGAACATGATGACGATGTGGTGTTTACCGCACAACCAGATGCAGAAGGCGTTTCATTTACAAGTGCATTTTCTGCCAACTATACTTTAAATTCAGCTGCTTCAGATAATCTGGCTGAAAGATTTGTATGGAATGAGGTAGATTTTGGTGCTCCAACTACTATAACTTATGAACTTCAGGGTTCTGCAAGCCAGGATTTCTCAAGCTTTGATCTAATTGGAAGCACTTCAGAAACAAATCTAGGAGTAACTATTGGTCAAATGATGTCTCTTGCTGCCGATGCAGGTTTAGATAATGATCCTAATACCGAAGCTCCAAACACTGGTAATATCTATTTCCGAGTGAAAGCTTACGCAGGAAACGATGGTGGAAATGGACTTTCTGAAACTTCAGAAGCTGCTGCAATCACAGTTACTCTACCAGAACAGGGAGAGGAAGAAGAACCTGTGAAAATGAACCTTTTCCTTGTAGGAAACGCTACTGCTGCTGGATGGGACAATAATAATAACAACACTCCTCTTTTCAGAGATTCAGAGAATAATATATTCTATTATGAAGGAAAATTCACAGCAGGTGATTTTAAACTTTTGGAGACAAGGGGTATGTGGCAGCCACAATGGGGACTTTCCGACGGGAATTTAACCAATAGTGATATTTTAGGTGAAGATCCGCAATCTTTTGCTGTAGACACTGAAGCGTATTATAGTTTTACGGTAAATACAGATGAAATGACTTACAGTTTTGAAACATATGATGCAGCAGATGCCGCGGTGTATGACAAACTTGGTCTTGTAGGTGCAGGAACTACCGTAGGATGGCCTGGTGATGATAACCCAACTCCAGATATCCTACTTACTAAATCCAGTTTTGACCCGCATATTTGGTATGTTGAAGGGGTTGAACTCTCAGAAGATGGAATAAAATTCAGAGCCAACCAGGCATGGGATGTAAACTGGGGAGGTGGAGAAAACTTCCCAAGTGGTCAGGCAACAGGTGACGATATTATCGTTTCTAAAGCTGGAACTTATAATGTATGGTTTAATGACCTTACAGGAAGATATCTTTTTATAGAGCAGACTGAAGAATAA
- a CDS encoding RagB/SusD family nutrient uptake outer membrane protein, which translates to MFNKIKTTFLVLFGMAVLWSCESNLDLVPEDNRETAASAFKDPEAYKQFLAKLYAGFAISGQDGPAGDADLSGLDEGFSQYMRLYFKLQELTTDEAVIGWNDGTIKDLHNQNWTSGNEFIRTMYSRVMYQIAQSNEYLRQTETSVLDSRGVDSSLRTEIATYRAEARFLRALSYWHALDLYGNPPFVTENDPVGAFLPEQTSSAELFSYIEGELLAIESEMKAPGANEYGRADQGALWMLLSKLYLNAEKYTGNARYSDVITYTNKVINSDYSLVEDYQKLFLADNNTNGAQNEIIFPITFDGINTQAYGGMTFIIHAAIGGDMDPDAFGVNGGWAGLRTTSALVNKFLENEDDAIEEVGDERALFFTEGQSKEINDISTFTDGYAVAKYKNVDVNGNPGSDPTGDFPDTDFPMFRLADAYLMYAEAVVRGAGGSQADAVSYINELRERAYGDDSNNISTADLSLNFIIDERARELYWEAHRRTDLIRFGKFSDGGVWPFKGGVPQGATTEAFRDLFPIPASDLGVNTNLTQNPGY; encoded by the coding sequence ATGTTTAATAAGATAAAAACAACTTTCCTGGTGCTCTTTGGAATGGCTGTATTATGGTCTTGCGAAAGCAATTTAGATCTCGTGCCAGAAGACAACAGGGAAACTGCCGCTTCAGCATTTAAAGATCCGGAAGCTTACAAACAATTCCTTGCTAAACTTTATGCCGGTTTCGCAATAAGCGGACAGGATGGACCTGCAGGAGATGCCGACCTTTCAGGCCTGGATGAAGGATTCTCGCAGTATATGCGATTATACTTTAAATTACAGGAATTAACTACAGATGAAGCTGTTATTGGCTGGAATGATGGTACTATTAAAGACCTTCACAACCAGAACTGGACTTCTGGGAACGAGTTTATTAGAACGATGTATTCCAGAGTTATGTACCAGATCGCACAGTCTAATGAATATTTGAGACAAACTGAGACTTCCGTTCTGGATAGTCGTGGAGTTGACAGCAGTCTAAGAACTGAAATAGCTACGTACAGAGCTGAAGCAAGATTCCTTAGAGCTCTAAGTTACTGGCATGCTCTTGACCTTTATGGCAATCCTCCTTTTGTAACTGAAAATGATCCTGTTGGAGCTTTCTTGCCAGAACAAACTTCAAGTGCAGAGCTTTTTAGCTATATTGAAGGGGAGCTCCTGGCTATAGAAAGTGAAATGAAAGCTCCGGGAGCCAATGAATATGGTCGTGCAGACCAGGGCGCTCTCTGGATGTTGCTTTCAAAGCTTTATCTAAATGCTGAAAAATACACCGGTAACGCCAGGTACAGTGATGTTATTACTTATACTAATAAGGTAATAAATTCAGATTACAGCCTTGTAGAAGATTACCAGAAGTTATTCCTTGCTGATAACAATACCAATGGCGCTCAAAATGAGATCATATTTCCTATTACATTTGACGGTATAAACACCCAGGCATATGGAGGGATGACGTTTATTATCCATGCTGCTATTGGAGGAGACATGGATCCAGATGCTTTTGGAGTGAACGGTGGATGGGCTGGTCTTAGAACCACCTCTGCCCTGGTCAACAAATTTCTGGAAAATGAGGACGATGCAATTGAGGAAGTAGGAGACGAAAGAGCTTTATTTTTCACAGAAGGTCAATCTAAAGAGATCAATGATATTTCAACCTTTACAGATGGATATGCTGTAGCGAAATACAAAAACGTAGACGTTAATGGAAATCCCGGATCAGATCCAACAGGAGATTTTCCAGACACCGATTTCCCTATGTTCCGATTAGCAGATGCTTACTTAATGTATGCAGAAGCGGTGGTTAGAGGTGCTGGCGGAAGTCAGGCTGATGCTGTAAGCTACATCAATGAGCTTAGAGAGCGTGCTTACGGTGATGACAGTAACAATATTAGCACTGCAGATCTTTCTCTAAATTTTATTATCGATGAAAGAGCCAGAGAACTTTATTGGGAAGCACACAGAAGAACAGATCTAATTCGTTTTGGTAAATTCTCAGACGGTGGCGTTTGGCCCTTTAAAGGTGGTGTTCCACAGGGAGCAACTACAGAAGCTTTTAGAGATCTATTCCCAATTCCGGCTTCAGATCTAGGTGTAAATACCAACTTAACACAAAACCCAGGTTACTAA
- a CDS encoding SusC/RagA family TonB-linked outer membrane protein, with protein sequence MRTLIKSTLFLLFLLPMSFFAQNTVSGNVTESATGLPVPGVNVIVKGTSNGTTTDFDGNYTIQNVASDDILQFSFLGFATEEIPYQGQSTLDVQLDEDQATLDEVVLIGYGATSEQDATGSVEKISSESFNQGAVVAPEQLIAGKSAGVQITPGGGAPGQGGTIRIRGGSSLSASNDPLIVVDGVPLDQRGVAGSRNALNSINPNEIEDFTILKDAAATSIYGSRASNGVILITTKKGKKDTPFNFTYDLKTSIGNITDKVDVLDAAEFRTLINSTPGTDPSLLGNADTDWQDEIYETSVGAIHNLTATQGIGNFYYRANFNHTAETGVLSGDYYERNAFNISLNQDLLDNKLKLTLTSKNSLDKNRFANQGAIGSAVAFDPTQSVFDDTLPFGGFFEFNRISGEEIVQQNLATRNPVALLVLNEDKNQTRRSITNLNAEYKFHWLPELKAVVNAGFDYAEARGNTFTPLIAASNTSNIDQFSNYENINRNLLLDTYLNYKTDVDFLNTTEIDLTAGHSYQEFYSFSDVYGTEQDQEVDFPVDINRNSLESYFARASFDINDKYLISGSIRADGSSRVAPQNRWGYFPAASIGWKIHNEAFLQNSNVISELKLRGGYGETGNYEIGRNYGYLGLYTPSQGGARYQFGNTFVPTLRPEEYDEDLKWESLINYNAGIDFGFFSNRLSGSVDAYYRETEDLIATVPVPAGANLSDQLLTNVGTTVSRGIEVGLSGDIARSEDFNWTLGYNISFQELEITELSLGDDPNFFIPQGGISGGVGNNIQLWKEGFDPTTFFVFRQVYNEQGQPIEGAYVDVNGDNQITEADKQPYKKATPDYYMGLTNTMNYKNLDFNFTFRGSFGNYNYNNTQSANGFVEAGTNTPSNYYSNFNSNVLDSGFENSQFFSDYYLEAADFVKLDNVSIGYTVPGEEVDFRVSLTASNVLTITNYEGLDPEVFGGIDNNFYPRSRRFVLGLNFVF encoded by the coding sequence ATGAGAACTTTAATTAAAAGCACATTGTTTTTGCTGTTTCTGCTGCCAATGAGCTTTTTTGCCCAAAACACCGTGAGCGGGAACGTGACTGAAAGTGCCACGGGTCTACCTGTACCCGGTGTAAATGTTATCGTTAAAGGAACTTCGAATGGCACTACTACCGATTTTGATGGTAATTATACGATTCAAAATGTAGCTAGTGATGATATTCTTCAGTTTTCCTTTTTAGGATTCGCAACTGAAGAAATTCCTTATCAAGGTCAATCAACATTAGACGTACAGCTAGATGAAGATCAGGCTACTTTAGATGAAGTAGTTCTAATTGGATATGGTGCAACCTCTGAACAGGATGCTACAGGATCTGTAGAAAAAATTTCATCTGAATCTTTTAACCAGGGAGCTGTAGTTGCTCCAGAGCAACTCATTGCCGGTAAATCTGCAGGGGTTCAAATTACTCCAGGTGGAGGAGCTCCGGGACAGGGAGGTACTATTCGTATTCGCGGTGGTTCATCTTTGTCGGCATCTAACGATCCGCTTATAGTTGTGGATGGTGTGCCACTAGACCAAAGAGGTGTTGCGGGATCGCGTAATGCATTAAACTCTATTAACCCTAATGAAATTGAAGACTTTACCATATTAAAAGATGCAGCTGCAACTTCTATTTATGGCTCCAGAGCTTCTAATGGTGTGATTCTTATTACTACTAAAAAAGGTAAAAAAGACACTCCTTTCAATTTCACTTACGATCTTAAGACATCTATAGGTAACATTACCGATAAAGTTGATGTATTAGATGCAGCTGAGTTCAGAACTTTAATTAACAGCACTCCCGGAACAGATCCTTCTTTATTGGGAAATGCAGATACAGACTGGCAGGACGAAATTTATGAGACTTCAGTAGGAGCTATTCATAACTTAACGGCTACTCAGGGGATAGGAAATTTCTATTACAGAGCAAACTTTAATCATACTGCTGAAACCGGAGTACTTTCAGGTGACTATTACGAAAGAAATGCGTTTAACATTTCGTTAAATCAGGATCTTTTAGATAATAAATTGAAACTTACCTTAACTTCCAAAAACAGTTTAGATAAGAACAGGTTTGCAAACCAGGGAGCTATAGGGTCTGCCGTTGCGTTTGATCCTACACAATCGGTTTTCGACGATACACTTCCATTTGGAGGATTTTTTGAATTCAACAGAATATCGGGTGAAGAGATCGTACAGCAAAATCTTGCTACAAGAAACCCGGTAGCCTTATTAGTACTTAATGAAGATAAAAACCAGACCAGAAGGTCTATTACTAATCTAAATGCTGAATATAAGTTTCACTGGTTACCAGAATTAAAAGCGGTTGTAAACGCCGGTTTTGATTATGCCGAGGCCAGAGGAAATACCTTTACTCCTTTAATAGCTGCTTCAAACACCTCAAATATTGATCAGTTCAGTAATTATGAGAATATTAACCGTAACTTACTATTGGATACATATCTTAACTATAAGACAGATGTTGATTTCCTGAACACTACTGAAATTGATCTAACTGCAGGACATTCTTATCAGGAATTTTACTCATTCTCTGATGTATATGGTACAGAACAGGATCAGGAAGTCGATTTTCCAGTAGATATTAATCGTAACTCCCTGGAATCTTATTTTGCCAGAGCTAGTTTTGACATTAACGATAAATACCTTATTTCTGGTAGTATTAGAGCTGATGGATCTTCAAGAGTGGCTCCTCAGAACAGATGGGGTTATTTCCCAGCCGCCTCTATAGGTTGGAAAATCCATAATGAAGCATTTCTTCAAAACTCCAATGTTATTTCTGAACTAAAATTACGTGGTGGTTACGGGGAGACAGGTAACTATGAAATTGGAAGAAATTATGGTTATTTAGGACTATATACTCCAAGTCAGGGAGGTGCAAGATATCAGTTTGGCAACACTTTTGTGCCAACTTTAAGACCTGAAGAATATGATGAAGACCTTAAATGGGAAAGCTTGATCAATTATAACGCAGGTATTGATTTTGGTTTCTTCAGCAATAGGTTAAGTGGATCTGTAGATGCATATTACAGAGAGACGGAAGATCTTATTGCAACAGTACCGGTTCCTGCAGGAGCCAACCTTTCAGACCAGTTGCTTACCAACGTTGGAACTACGGTAAGTAGAGGTATTGAAGTTGGACTTAGCGGAGATATCGCAAGATCTGAAGATTTTAACTGGACATTAGGTTATAACATTTCTTTTCAGGAACTTGAAATAACTGAGTTATCTTTAGGAGACGATCCTAATTTCTTTATTCCTCAGGGAGGGATAAGTGGTGGAGTTGGAAACAATATTCAGCTTTGGAAAGAAGGCTTTGACCCAACCACATTCTTTGTTTTTAGACAGGTTTATAATGAACAGGGACAGCCAATTGAAGGTGCTTATGTAGATGTAAATGGTGACAACCAGATCACTGAAGCAGATAAGCAACCGTATAAGAAAGCTACTCCAGATTATTATATGGGGCTTACAAATACCATGAACTATAAAAACCTTGACTTCAACTTTACATTTAGAGGAAGTTTTGGAAATTATAATTACAACAATACGCAATCTGCCAACGGATTCGTGGAAGCGGGAACTAACACTCCTTCAAATTACTACTCAAACTTCAACTCGAATGTGTTGGATTCAGGATTTGAAAACAGTCAGTTCTTCTCAGATTATTACCTTGAGGCTGCAGATTTTGTAAAGCTTGACAACGTAAGTATTGGCTATACAGTACCGGGAGAAGAAGTAGATTTTAGAGTTTCTCTAACTGCAAGCAATGTTCTTACGATCACAAATTACGAAGGGTTGGATCCCGAAGTATTTGGAGGAATAGACAACAACTTCTACCCTAGATCAAGACGATTTGTACTTGGGTTGAACTTTGTATTTTAA
- a CDS encoding LacI family DNA-binding transcriptional regulator: protein MKPKLTLKKIAKELDVSISTVSKALRDSPEIGEETREKIKAFAKHYNYKPNNIALSLKNRKTKTIGIIIPEIVHHFFTTVISGVEKVANEMGYNVFVCLSDNSFDKEVLNMEMLANGSTDGFILSLAKDTMQKGDYHHLTEAINQGMPLVLFDRVVDEIACDKVIIDDVNGGKKAVQYLIDCGCRNIALISTVDYVSVGKLRTHGYKQALVENNIEINEDLILKIEEMENSEAEIEEFLKYKKVDGVFAVNEHFAISAIKTIQEQGKKVPEDVSVIGFTDGELSKRFIPSLTTVSQHGMKMGEESARLLIEKLERTPSEEDYYKTIIVETELVTRNSTKSKK from the coding sequence ATGAAACCAAAACTTACCCTAAAAAAAATTGCAAAAGAATTAGATGTGTCAATTTCTACGGTTTCGAAAGCCTTAAGAGATAGTCCTGAAATTGGAGAAGAAACCAGAGAAAAGATCAAGGCTTTTGCCAAACATTATAATTACAAACCTAATAACATAGCGCTTAGTCTTAAGAATAGAAAAACCAAGACTATAGGGATCATTATTCCTGAGATAGTTCATCATTTTTTCACTACCGTGATTAGTGGCGTGGAAAAGGTAGCGAACGAAATGGGTTATAATGTTTTTGTATGCCTTTCAGATAATTCATTTGATAAGGAAGTCCTGAATATGGAGATGCTGGCCAATGGCAGTACAGATGGCTTTATTCTTTCTCTTGCAAAAGATACTATGCAAAAAGGAGATTATCATCATTTAACCGAAGCAATTAACCAGGGTATGCCATTGGTTCTTTTTGATAGGGTAGTAGATGAAATTGCCTGTGATAAAGTGATCATTGATGATGTGAACGGTGGTAAAAAAGCAGTTCAGTATTTAATAGACTGTGGATGCAGGAATATTGCCTTGATCTCTACGGTAGATTATGTGAGCGTTGGTAAACTGCGTACTCATGGATACAAACAGGCTCTGGTTGAAAATAATATAGAGATCAATGAAGACCTTATCCTGAAGATCGAGGAGATGGAAAACAGTGAGGCTGAAATTGAAGAATTTCTGAAATATAAAAAAGTAGATGGGGTTTTTGCTGTAAACGAGCATTTTGCGATTTCGGCTATTAAAACGATCCAGGAACAGGGTAAAAAAGTACCGGAAGATGTTTCGGTCATCGGTTTTACAGATGGAGAACTGTCTAAAAGATTTATACCAAGTTTAACCACCGTGAGTCAGCACGGAATGAAGATGGGAGAAGAATCTGCCCGGTTATTAATTGAAAAACTGGAACGCACTCCAAGTGAGGAGGATTATTATAAAACTATTATTGTAGAGACAGAACTGGTGACTCGAAATTCAACAAAATCTAAGAAATAA